A single region of the Zygotorulaspora mrakii chromosome 4, complete sequence genome encodes:
- a CDS encoding aspartate aminotransferase family protein, translating into MTTSTVKEYKSAVFQGQVGKEKAFAKNGKGVYMTVEKNGKEYSGIIDAISGAAVASLGWGDEDVYDIIQDAARKHTYSYPAYVTNQEAEKLAKFYIENSAPGAFASCLWTCSGSESTENALKIMRQYQLERNMPKKVKMISRECSYHGFTMGAMSVGNTPRGAPFKDLMIDQENVCIKMPRCYPYRDMKEGETEEEYGKRLVDTLEKIILDNDPDTICSVIVETVSGSSVGTPVPPKGYLKGLRDICNKYDVLFMLDEVMCGTGRCNPNGKLNCWENFLAPEDAPDIQTVGKTLGSGYVTIAGVLVSPKVLDVFISGSGTILGAQTYHSHALNCATALGIQEKIKREGLTANVFKNGNLMGKMLKEALLSDETNIVGDVRGIGGFWTIELVKNKQTKEPFAPSLKIASRFSDIALECGANVMGIAGADNYGGTWDIICLGPAFIITEEEVKLLVERLLKAVKTLSKQLKQEGAY; encoded by the coding sequence ATGACTACCAGTACAGTTAAAGAATACAAATCTGCGGTTTTCCAAGGCCAAGTCGGAAAAGAGAAAGCCTTTGCCAAGAATGGTAAGGGTGTCTATATGACCGTTGAAAAGAACGGTAAAGAATACAGCGGCATTATTGACGCGATTAGTGGTGCCGCTGTTGCTTCTCTAGGATGGGGGGATGAAGACGTTTACGATATTATACAAGATGCCGCCAGGAAGCATACGTACAGTTATCCTGCATATGTCACCAATCAGGAGGCTGAGAAACTGGCTAAGttttatattgaaaattcagCGCCAGGTGCCTTTGCTTCTTGTTTGTGGACATGTTCCGGCTCTGAATCCACAGAAAATGCTTTGAAGATCATGAGACAGTATCAGTTGGAGCGCAACATGCCTAAAAAGGTCAAAATGATCTCTAGAGAATGTTCCTATCACGGTTTTACTATGGGTGCCATGTCTGTAGGCAATACACCAAGAGGAGCACCCTTCAAGGATTTGATGATCGATCAAGAAAACGTGTGTATAAAGATGCCACGTTGCTATCCCTACAGGGACATGAAGGAGGGAGAAACGGAGGAAGAATATGGAAAGAGATTGGTCGACACTCTGGAGAAAATTATCTTAGATAATGATCCAGACACGATCTGTTCGGTTATCGTGGAAACTGTTTCAGGTAGTTCTGTTGGTACCCCAGTGCCACCAAAGGGTTATTTGAAGGGTCTTCGTGACATTTGTAACAAATACGATGTCCTTTTCATGTTGGACGAAGTGATGTGCGGCACTGGTAGATGTAATCCAAACGGTAAGTTGAACTGTTGGGAGAATTTCCTCGCACCGGAAGACGCACCAGATATCCAAACCGTTGGTAAGACTCTAGGTTCCGGTTATGTTACCATTGCAGGTGTTTTGGTAAGTCCAAAAGTCTTGGACGTTTTCATCAGTGGCTCAGGCACCATTTTAGGCGCTCAGACTTACCACTCCCACGCTTTAAACTGTGCAACAGCTTTGggtattcaagaaaagatcaagCGTGAAGGCTTGACCGCAAATGTCTTCAAAAATGGTAACTTAATGGGTAAAATGTTAAAAGAAGCGCTGCTATCTGACGAAACAAATATCGTTGGTGATGTGAGAGGCATTGGCGGATTCTGGACCATCGAACTTGTCAAGAACAAGCAGACAAAGGAACCATTTGCGCCTTCACTCAAAATTGCCTCAAGATTTAGCGATATTGCATTGGAGTGCGGCGCAAACGTGATGGGTATTGCAGGTGCTGATAACTACGGTGGCACTTGGGATATTATCTGTTTAGGACCtgctttcatcatcaccgAAGAGGAAGTCAAGCTGCTAGTTGAAAGGCTTCTCAAAGCAGTGAAAACTCTAAGCAAACAATTGAAGCAGGAAGGTGCTTATTAA
- the SIP5 gene encoding Sip5p (similar to Saccharomyces cerevisiae SIP5 (YMR140W); ancestral locus Anc_2.389) → MGNVPAKLDEQSSYSQYDSGSFKSGSGRSMSASASSGNRNMSENAENTVVRSRRGTSLVGNILSASGRARADSAGGGSSVPYKKKSTKEREQMKENHAKELIARYDECVDGGFLAPYGCYGPDKLDFNAEIVKQLIIGRKLAPFYIPLQDFDESWTKEELIKIVDGLPLHEPFIENPEEFEDVPVGNIRKQNFEDLIDKSLSKREQRRLRSKIFKARLHRKRIIWQEMENEVYLEQKLESKQKGPAPKNNQWLMSDDLKYSLYKNGMECPICFLYFPKPLNYSRCCLQPICTECFVQIKRADPHFPHDEVDPTKPVTDDDDKDPNLLTSEPANCVYCATSNFGVTYEPPTDRRVGIGGIPPATFKKKSDERNDKKNDDEDDRSDEESNQDSNDRKVNSDTAETPRRRGSRSHDDPLVVSSDTIRPDWSTKLNKERMRLAKRSATATAIHVSNQLVDPQHPSRRGSGTDLESGSYGYSNSSWSQSSRPRASSMLDPGIREAENEMIQQAIRLSLADEKQRKKNKANAKSH, encoded by the coding sequence ATGGGGAATGTTCCTGCGAAACTGGACGAACAGAGCAGCTATAGTCAGTATGATAGTGGAAGTTTCAAGTCGGGAAGCGGCAGATCGATGAGCGCTAGTGCCTCCTCAGGTAATAGAAATATGTCAGAAAATGCAGAAAATACCGTTGTGAGAAGTCGTCGTGGTACATCCTTGGTGGGGAATATATTAAGCGCTAGCGGTCGAGCTAGAGCAGATTCTGCGGGCGGAGGTAGTAGTGTGCCCTATAAGAAGAAGAGCACTAAAGAAAGGGAgcaaatgaaagagaatcATGCGAAGGAGTTAATAGCAAGATACGACGAATGCGTAGATGGCGGTTTCTTAGCTCCTTATGGTTGCTATGGACCAGACAAGTTAGATTTCAACGCAGAAATTGTTAAGCAGTTGATAATTGGTAGAAAATTAGCTCCATTTTATATACCGCTacaagattttgatgaatctTGGACCAAAGAAGAACTGATAAAAATTGTAGATGGGTTACCACTACATGAACCATTTATAGAAAATCCtgaagagtttgaagaTGTACCGGTTGGCAATAtaagaaaacaaaattttgaagatttgataGATAAATCATTATCAAAGAGGGAACAACGTCGTTTACGttcgaaaattttcaaagcaaGGCTCCATAGAAAGAGAATAATATGgcaagaaatggaaaatgaagTCTACCTAGAACAAAAGTTAGAATCCAAACAAAAGGGCCCTGCCCCTAAAAACAATCAATGGCTGATGAGCgatgatttgaaatattcgCTGTATAAGAATGGAATGGAATGTCCGATTTGTTTCCTTTACTTCCCGAAGCCGCTGAATTACTCAAGGTGCTGTTTGCAGCCTATCTGTACGGAGTGTTTTGTCCAGATCAAGAGGGCTGATCCCCATTTTCCTCACGATGAGGTTGATCCAACCAAACCTGTAACCGATGATGACGACAAGGATCCGAACTTGTTAACTTCTGAGCCTGCGAATTGTGTTTATTGTGCAACTTCAAATTTCGGAGTTACCTATGAGCCGCCTACCGATAGAAGAGTAGGCATCGGTGGCATACCACCAGCCACATTTAAGAAAAAAAGCGATGAGAGAAATGATAAGAAaaatgacgatgaagatgatagAAGTGACGAGGAAAGTAATCAAGATAGCAATGACAGAAAGGTAAATTCGGATACCGCTGAAACACCAAGGAGAAGAGGATCAAGATCACATGACGATCCGCTTGTAGTCTCCTCGGATACGATACGCCCGGACTGGAGCACCAAATTAAATAAGGAGCGTATGAGATTGGCCAAGAGATCAGCCACTGCTACGGCAATACATGTCAGCAACCAATTGGTAGATCCGCAGCATCCTTCAAGAAGGGGCTCCGGTACAGATCTTGAATCCGGCTCGTACGGATACTCAAATTCAAGTTGGAGCCAAAGCTCGCGTCCAAGAGCAAGCAGCATGCTAGACCCTGGGATTCGGGAGgcagaaaatgaaatgattCAGCAAGCTATACGTTTGAGTTTGGCCGATGAGaagcaaagaaagaagaataagGCGAATGCTAAATCTCATTGA
- the RPP1A gene encoding ribosomal protein P1 (similar to Saccharomyces cerevisiae RPP1A (YDL081C); ancestral locus Anc_2.388) gives MSTESALSYAALILADADVQISADKLLTLTGAANVQVEGIWADIFAKALEGQNLKDLLVSFSAGSGAVAATGAAGAASGEAGAEAEEEKEEEEKEESDDDMGFGLFD, from the coding sequence ATGTCTACTGAATCCGCTTTATCTTACGCTGCCTTGATCTTGGCCGATGCTGATGTCCAAATCTCTGCTGACAAGTTGTTGACCTTAACTGGTGCTGCTAACGTTCAAGTTGAAGGTATCTGGGCTGACATTTTCGCCAAGGCTTTGGAAGGTCAGAACTTGAAAGACTTATTAGTCAGCTTCAGTGCTGGCTCCGGTGCTGTCGCTGCTACTGGCGCTGCAGGTGCTGCTTCTGGTGAAGCTGGTGCCGAAGCTgaggaagagaaagaagaagaagaaaaggaagaatCCGATGATGACATGGGTTTCGGTCTATTCGATTAA
- the RPL13A gene encoding 60S ribosomal protein eL13 (similar to Saccharomyces cerevisiae RPL13A (YDL082W) and RPL13B (YMR142C); ancestral locus Anc_2.387) — MAIHKNLPILKNHFRKNWQERVKVHFDQAGKKSSRRTARAVKAAKVAPKPLDLLRPVVRAPTVKYNRKVRAGRGFTFGEVKAAGLTPAYARTIGIAVDHRRQNRNQAIFDANVQRLKEYQSKIIVFPRKGKIEAEQVASAAAAFPIVQPAVDVETRAVEDNGSAFKTLRSAANDKKYKGIREKRAREKAEAEAEKKK; from the exons ATGG CTATCCACAAGAACTTaccaattttgaagaaccACTTCAGAAAGAACTGGCAAGAACGTGTCAAGGTTCACTTCGACCAAGCTGGTAAGAAGAGTTCCAGACGTACTGCCAGAGCTGTCAAGGCTGCCAAGGTTGCTCCAAAGCCTCTAGATCTATTGAGACCTGTTGTCAGAGCTCCAACTGTCAAATACAACAGAAAAGTTAGAGCTGGTAGAGGTTTCACTTTCGGTGAAGTCAAAGCCGCTGGTTTGACTCCTGCTTACGCTAGAACCATTGGTATCGCTGTTGATCACAGACGTCAAAACAGAAACCAAGCCATTTTCGATGCTAACGTCCAAAGATTGAAGGAATACCAATCCAAGATCATTGTTTTCCCAAGAAAGGGTAAGATCGAGGCTGAACAAGTTGCTTCTGCTGCTGCCGCTTTCCCAATTGTTCAACCAGCTGTTGATGTTGAGACCAGAGCCGTTGAAGACAATGGTTCCGCTTTCAAGACTTTGAGAAGTGCTGCAAATGACAAGAAATACAAGGGTAtcagagaaaagagagctAGAGAAAAGGCTGAAGCtgaagctgaaaagaagaaataa
- the RPS16B gene encoding 40S ribosomal protein uS9 (similar to Saccharomyces cerevisiae RPS16B (YDL083C) and RPS16A (YMR143W); ancestral locus Anc_2.386): MSAVPSVQTFGKKKSATAVAHVKAGKGLIKVNGSPITLVEPEILRFKVYEPLVLVGLDKFAKIDIRVRVTGGGHVSQVYAIRQAIAKGLVAYHQKYVDEQSKNELKKAFTSYDRTLLIADSRRPEPKKFGGKGARSRFQKSYR; the protein is encoded by the exons ATGTCTGCTGTCCCAAGTGTCCAA ACTTTCGGTAAGAAGAAATCTGCCACTGCCGTTGCCCACGTTAAGGCCGGTAAAGGTTTAATCAAGGTTAACGGTTCTCCAATCACCTTGGTCGAACCAGAAATCTTGAGATTCAAAGTCTACGAACCATTAGTATTGGTTGGTTTGGACAAATTCGCCAAGATTGACATCAGAGTCAGAGTCACCGGTGGTGGTCACGTCTCCCAAGTTTACGCTATCAGACAAGCTATCGCCAAGGGTTTGGTCGCTTACCATCAAAAATACGTTGACGAACAATCAAAGAACGAATTGAAGAAGGCTTTCACCTCTTACGACAGAACCTTGTTGATCGCTGATTCCAGAAGACCAGAACCAAAGAAATTCGGTGGTAAAGGTGCTCGTTCTAGATTCCAAAAGTCTTACCGTTAA
- the FDO1 gene encoding Fdo1p (similar to Saccharomyces cerevisiae YMR144W; ancestral locus Anc_2.385), with product MVDTIVDEKPLTAKDSRAFIDNSEHGGADNDCDAKNDKLRVAILRARRLIHELSSHVMRSPMEETKFPLANKHSEVTCYDHNSHLNETTQFKDRLPTKEDILNVSTPERAAIFPESIGISGHDIISDKDVLITVSSLVNALDDSLRQIQQLKFKNMLIESNSNNIQSTFEVEENLRKQQFERMKCQLLLDKQELIETLHFKEGKIAKYKNRIVEKNRLINKLMRTLNENSIHDNLKFGDFESSRKSSMSSANRSISKDKTYDMLKTLGLLASQVLNDEIDEDSNQTIQQPSEITGGDCNATEIDITSNSISRVEKDIQLPTIEFLADSKSVSGTPIEKSVLNDSSSPHIELPKMKNFSTVDGTVKDIN from the coding sequence atGGTAGATACTATAGTTGATGAGAAACCTTTGACAGCAAAAGATTCGAGGGCATTCATAGACAATTCCGAGCATGGTGGTGCTGACAACGATTGTGACGCGAAGAATGATAAACTCAGGGTTGCAATCTTAAGGGCTAGACGGCTTATTCATGAGCTCAGTAGCCACGTCATGAGAAGTCCCATGGAGGAGACTAAATTTCCACTAGCAAATAAGCATTCCGAAGTTACCTGCTACGACCACAATTCTCATTTAAATGAGACAACACAGTTCAAGGACCGTCTACCCACAAAAGAAGACATCCTCAATGTGTCAACCCCGGAGAGAGCAGCTATTTTTCCAGAATCAATTGGAATATCTGGTCACGATATAATATCCGATAAAGATGTTCTGATAACAGTAAGCTCATTGGTAAATGCTCTTGACGATTCACTGAGGCAAATTCAACAATTaaagttcaaaaacatGCTAATTGAGTCCAACAGTAACAATATTCAATCTACTTTTGAAGTTGAGGAAAACTTGAGAAAACAGCAGTTTGAACGAATGAAATGTCAATTATTACTGGATAAACAGGAGCTAATAGAGACACTTCATTTCAAAGAGGGTAAAATTGCCAAATATAAAAACcgaattgttgaaaaaaacagatTGATAAACAAACTAATGAGAACCttaaatgaaaattcaatacaTGACAATTTAAAATTTGGCGATTTTGAGTCGTCTAGAAAAAGTTCGATGTCAAGCGCGAATAGATCTATTTCAAAGGATAAAACATATGATATGCTAAAAACTTTAGGTCTCCTAGCGTCTCAGGTgttaaatgatgaaattgacgAAGATTCCAATCAAACCATACAGCAACCGTCCGAAATAACTGGAGGTGATTGCAACGCAACAGAGATAGATATTACAAGCAATTCGATATCAAGAGTTGAGAAAGACATTCAGCTCCCAACCATCGAGTTTTTAGCCGATTCTAAATCTGTCTCAGGAACTCCGATCGAAAAATCGGTCCTCAATGATTCATCATCTCCACACATCGAGTTGcccaaaatgaaaaacttcagTACAGTAGATGGGACGGTAAAAGATATAAATtaa
- the SUB2 gene encoding ATP-dependent RNA helicase SUB2 (similar to Saccharomyces cerevisiae SUB2 (YDL084W); ancestral locus Anc_2.384), whose product MSNEGEEDLLEYSDNEQEIQVDNGAANGEAGDESGATSGAVGDAAAGDSDKKGSYVGIHSTGFKDFLLKPELSRAIIDCGFEHPSEVQQHTIPQSIHGTDVLCQAKSGLGKTAVFVLSTLQQLDPVPGEVAVVVICNARELAYQIRNEYLRFSKYMPDVKTAVFYGGTPIGKDAELLKNKEAAPHIVVATPGRLKALVRDKLIDLSHVKNFVIDECDKVLEELDMRRDVQDIFRATPRDKQVMMFSATLSQEIRPICRRFLQNPLEIFVDDEAKLTLHGLQQYYIKLEEREKNRKLAQLLDDLEFNQVIIFVKSTSRANELTKLLNASNFPAITVHGHMKQEERIARYKAFKDFEKRICVSTDVFGRGIDIERINLAINYDLTNEADQYLHRVGRAGRFGTKGLAISFVSSKEDEEVLNKIQERFDVKIAEFPEEGIDPSTYLNN is encoded by the coding sequence ATGTCAAACGAAGGGGAGGAAGATTTACTGGAATACTCCGACAACGAGCAAGAAATTCAAGTCGACAATGGCGCAGCAAATGGCGAAGCAGGCGATGAATCAGGTGCTACTTCAGGTGCTGTTGGAGACGCTGCAGCCGGGGACAGTGATAAAAAGGGATCTTACGTTGGTATCCATTCCACTGGGTTTAAGGATTTCCTATTGAAACCTGAATTATCGAGAGCCATTATTGATTGCGGTTTTGAGCATCCATCTGAAGTTCAACAGCATACAATTCCTCAATCTATCCACGGTACGGATGTTTTGTGTCAAGCAAAGTCCGGTTTAGGTAAGACTGCTGTTTTTGTGCTTTCAACCTTGCAACAATTAGATCCAGTTCCAGGTGAAGTAGCAGTTGTTGTTATTTGTAACGCCAGAGAGCTAGCATATCAAATTCGTAATGAATATTTGAGGTTCTCAAAGTATATGCCAGATGTTAAAACAGCAGTTTTCTACGGTGGTACACCAATCGGCAAAGATGCtgaattattgaaaaataaggAAGCCGCTCCACATATTGTTGTAGCAACACCTGGTCGTTTGAAGGCTCTAGTTAGAGATAAATTGATTGATTTATCTCACGTCAAGAACTTTGTTATCGATGAGTGTGACAAAGTCCTGGAGGAATTAGACATGAGGAGAGATGTGCAAGATATCTTTAGAGCAACACCAAGAGATAAACAAGTTATGATGTTTTCAGCAACGCTTTCTCAAGAAATTAGACCTATCTGTAGAAGATTCTTACAAAATCCTTTGGAAATTTTCGTCGATGATGAAGCAAAATTGACATTGCATGGTCTGCAGCAATATTATATCAAATTAGAAGAACGTGAAAAGAATCGTAAATTAGCCCAACTACTAGATGACTTAGAGTTCAACCAAGTGATTATTTTCGTCAAATCCACTTCAAGAGCAAATGAATTAACTAAATTACTAAATGCTTCGAATTTCCCTGCTATTACGGTTCACGGTCACATGAAGCAGGAGGAACGTATTGCTCGTTATAAAGCcttcaaagattttgaaaaacgtATCTGTGTGTCCACAGATGTCTTCGGAAGAGGTATTGATATCGAACGTATTAATTTGGCTATCAACTACGATTTGACAAACGAAGCAGATCAATACTTGCATCGTGTCGGAAGAGCTGGTAGATTTGGTACCAAAGGTCTAGCCATTTCATTTGTTTCTTCtaaagaagatgaagaagttttaAACAAGATTCAGGAGCGTTTCGACGTCAAGATAGCTGAGTTCCCTGAGGAAGGTATTGATCCTTCCACTTATTTGAATAATtaa
- a CDS encoding uncharacterized protein (ancestral locus Anc_2.383), translating to MAIENAADRVLKLPLGSPFNTNEPQDHDHSHDDQHDHHGADLDSQRQHQHSHDQEDSEQYDTVSLSESVPPAFGGVTDDSLVHNGTEGEKNTPVKKHQDSSLTAAAAAAVASIQDVWSENFNEPLPTNKEERIQQALEFMNSEKQAHGSDKNIKKHSIRQIALFFQVPKSTLYDRLKSKSNDLNANSIIKLLPPHNSSPKPHALSASRSHQQQMKLSIEKEDILLSEVRNLSHAYGNTLNYTQIREFIMSFVNGISLGKKWIHNFTRRHDEFIVYGTYNSRFNVKMKRSKSCRCDFDYLWRCFIPLLQEKIRSLPQDKPFYYITRTCIHQSSMSSVFTCFEIIPNEMSIKSIMPPKLLIFPDYFGKIYLHQNQYQNRSKMINDNNNNNSSNNDIDNNENKNDGENDMRNSHGNENNEESNGREEFKQNSLHSDMNNNNSNNSNSNNDNNINENNLPEELSDHSSRINKQEKKYGHFKIDKLNEAFAKIYAECCQSASNSEIPFVVFEGFDDRYNWNALFCKDMVQTDRFLSLPWNQQLFQQNVSTSLRGVIDATTESSSIAAIESSSYETDLTDENLSLDIFEQEFQHIINLHTELLNSNEAHEHDSVQLNDLNVFEPALHAAAAAAAAAAATSSSTASLNTDIEPQHGSFGKTSQQSRMENVTSANIFENSTISQLQDVISMIDNNESQLYGDLVNSNSKTTLMTIFNKIKGIVPQ from the coding sequence ATGGCTATCGAAAATGCGGCAGATCGTGTGTTGAAGCTACCACTAGGCTCACCGTTTAATACAAATGAACCTCAGGATCACGACCACAGCCATGACGATCAGCACGATCATCATGGCGCGGATCTTGACAGTCAACGCCAGCACCAGCATTCCCATGACCAGGAGGACTCCGAACAGTATGATACTGTCTCATTATCAGAATCGGTGCCTCCCGCGTTTGGCGGCGTGACCGACGACAGTCTGGTGCATAACGGCACGGAAGGTGAAAAGAATACGCCTGTAAAGAAACATCAGGATAGTTCTCTAACAGCGGCAGCTGCGGCCGCCGTTGCGTCTATCCAGGATGTGTGgtctgaaaattttaatgAGCCCCTCCCTACTAATAAAGAGGAACGTATACAGCAGGCTTTGGAATTTATGAATTCTGAAAAGCAGGCACATGGCTCTGACAAGAATATCAAGAAGCACTCTATAAGGCAAATCGCattgttttttcaagtgCCTAAATCCACGCTGTACGATCGTTTGAAAAGTAAAAGCAATGATCTCAATGCAAATTCTATCATAAAGTTATTACCTCCCCACAATTCAAGTCCCAAGCCTCATGCACTTTCTGCGTCAAGGTCACATCAACAGCAGATGAAGTTAtctattgaaaaggaagataTTTTACTGAGTGAAGTTCGTAATTTATCTCATGCCTATGGAAACACATTGAATTATACACAGATTAGAGAATTCATCATGTCTTTCGTAAACGGAATATCTTTGGGCAAAAAATGGATCCATAATTTCACAAGACGACACGATGAATTTATCGTTTACGGCACTTATAATAGTAGATTCAATgtaaagatgaaaagatcgAAAAGTTGCAGGTGCGACTTTGATTACCTTTGGAGATGCTTTATTCCTTTATTACAAGAGAAGATAAGATCTCTGCCTCAAGATAAGCCTTTTTATTACATCACAAGAACTTGCATTCATCAATCAAGCATGTCAAGTGTATTCAcatgttttgaaataatACCGAATGAAATGTCAATAAAATCGATAATGCCGCCAAAGCTACTTATTTTTCCTGattattttggaaaaatatatctccatcaaaatcaatatcaGAATAGAAGCAAGATGATCAAtgacaataataataataatagttCCAACAACGatattgataataatgaGAATAAAAACGATGGTGAAAACGATATGAGGAATAGCCAtggaaatgaaaacaatgagGAATCAAATGGTCGCGAAGaattcaaacaaaataGTCTACACTCGGATAtgaacaataataatagtaataatagtaatagtaataatgataataatattaatGAGAACAATCTTCCTGAAGAACTTTCTGATCATTCTTCCAGAATAAataaacaagaaaaaaagtatggacatttcaaaatagaCAAGTTAAATGAAGCATTTGCCAAGATTTACGCGGAATGTTGTCAGAGTGCCTCAAATAGCGAGATTCCTTTTGTGGTATTTGAAGGCTTTGATGACCGTTACAATTGGAACGCTTTATTTTGCAAAGACATGGTTCAGACGGATAGATTTTTATCATTACCGTGGAATCAACAGctatttcaacaaaatgtTTCTACAAGCTTACGTGGAGTTATTGATGCTACTACCGAAAGTTCTTCTATTGCTGCAATTGAATCTTCATCCTATGAAACAGATCTAACTGATGAAAATCTAAGTCTCGACATATTTGAACAGGAGTTTCAGCATATTATTAACCTGCATACTGAGTTAttaaattcaaatgaaGCTCATGAACACGACAGCGTTCAATTAAATGATCTTAACGTTTTTGAGCCAGCTCTGCACGCGGCAGCTGCCGCGGCTGCCGCGGCTGCCGCTACATCGTCCTCGACTGCCTCGCTCAATACTGATATCGAACCACAACATGGCTCCTTTGGAAAAACGTCACAACAATCTCGTATGGAAAACGTAACGTCGGctaatatttttgaaaactcaACCATTTCGCAGCTACAAGACGTTATCAGTATGATTGACAATAATGAATCCCAATTGTACGGGGATCTtgtaaattcaaattcaaaaacaacacTAATGACCATCTTTAATAAAATAAAAGGTATTGTACCgcaataa